CCGCGCACTGGGAATCGCTCGGCATCCTCTACGAGATTCCGTCGATCGTGCGCGAACCGATCTCACTCTTTCTCGCGCGCGGCATCGAGCACGTCGATACGGAACTCGAAGACGTCGAGACGATCGAACTCGTTCGAATGCCCGAAGAACTCGCATTCGCGGCGGCGGCTTCGGGACAGATCAACGATGCGGTTACGGTTGCTGCGCTGCTACGCTATGCGTGGCGTTCGGGCGCGTTGCGCCGCGAGAAAGCTTAGAGAGGTTCGGGCGGTTGCGTGGAGGCAACCCACAAATGCTCGGGCTCGTCCAATTCGCGATTGATCGCGCGCGACCACACGAAGAGCGCGTCCGAGAGCCGATTGAT
Above is a genomic segment from Candidatus Baltobacteraceae bacterium containing:
- a CDS encoding NUDIX hydrolase; translation: HPSGATGEHGLVVTPPASAAIVADGGDLLFARQPRFAVDAIAVEVVKGGAHGGESAQACAQRELREELGIVAAHWESLGILYEIPSIVREPISLFLARGIEHVDTELEDVETIELVRMPEELAFAAAASGQINDAVTVAALLRYAWRSGALRREKA